The Mixophyes fleayi isolate aMixFle1 chromosome 1, aMixFle1.hap1, whole genome shotgun sequence genome includes a region encoding these proteins:
- the POLE4 gene encoding DNA polymerase epsilon subunit 4 isoform X1, with protein sequence MAAEKAFVADALTPIEAPETDSSSRHAVQEPESASVPAQQVASQKLVKLPMSRVKALMKSDPDVSLASQESVFIICKATVRHWEVIVTELFIETIAKDAYIYAQRGKRKTLQRKDLDNAVDAIDEFAFLEGTLD encoded by the exons ATGGCTGCAGAGAAGGCGTTTGTGGCGGACGCCCTTACACCAATTGAGGCTCCCGAAACCGATAGTAGCAGTAGACATGCGGTACAAGAACCCGAAAGTGCATCGGTGCCTGCACAGCAGGTCGCCTCACAGAAGCTGGTTAAATTGCCCATGTCTCGGGTGAAGGCGCTAATGAAATCGGACCCGGATGTGTCTCTTGCCAGTCAGGAGTCTGTGTTCATCATATGCAAGGCTACGGTGAGACACTGGGAAGTAATAGTCACG GAATTATTCATTGAAACAATTGCCAAGGATGCATATATATATGCTCAACGAGGAAAGAGGAAAACCCTGCAGCGTAAAGACCTAG ATAATGCAGTAGATGCCATTGATGAATTTGCATTTTTGGAAG
- the POLE4 gene encoding DNA polymerase epsilon subunit 4 isoform X2: MAAEKAFVADALTPIEAPETDSSSRHAVQEPESASVPAQQVASQKLVKLPMSRVKALMKSDPDVSLASQESVFIICKATELFIETIAKDAYIYAQRGKRKTLQRKDLDNAVDAIDEFAFLEGTLD, from the exons ATGGCTGCAGAGAAGGCGTTTGTGGCGGACGCCCTTACACCAATTGAGGCTCCCGAAACCGATAGTAGCAGTAGACATGCGGTACAAGAACCCGAAAGTGCATCGGTGCCTGCACAGCAGGTCGCCTCACAGAAGCTGGTTAAATTGCCCATGTCTCGGGTGAAGGCGCTAATGAAATCGGACCCGGATGTGTCTCTTGCCAGTCAGGAGTCTGTGTTCATCATATGCAAGGCTACG GAATTATTCATTGAAACAATTGCCAAGGATGCATATATATATGCTCAACGAGGAAAGAGGAAAACCCTGCAGCGTAAAGACCTAG ATAATGCAGTAGATGCCATTGATGAATTTGCATTTTTGGAAG